A single window of Thalassoroseus pseudoceratinae DNA harbors:
- a CDS encoding DUF1559 domain-containing protein yields MSTSRRGFTLIELLVVIAIIAILIALLLPAVQQAREAARRTECKNNLKNIGLALHNYHDTNGAFPAGNVTNWTGSQHYGFGWTWHAKILPFLEQDNLYDAVSNVSGTDNGGSGDTEQRLAGRDTKLTVFQCPSHPDGNLSYSGQGGYQISTYNGVCGSNTFNDDHADGQNDAAYRGDGMFFLNSAVGMRDVTDGTTNTYFVAEVQTKLSDSMPGGDRKYCFSDGGDNNPPRDISEYLVGMEIDATWGDPINKGDQEAAGSYHPGGCHFLMVDGSTRFVSESIVLTNYRAHSTRSGGEVISN; encoded by the coding sequence ATGAGCACGTCTCGACGTGGGTTTACGCTCATTGAGCTTCTTGTCGTCATTGCGATTATCGCAATTTTGATTGCACTTTTGCTTCCTGCGGTCCAACAGGCCCGTGAAGCCGCTCGCCGAACCGAGTGCAAAAACAATCTGAAAAACATTGGTTTGGCATTGCACAACTACCACGACACCAACGGCGCCTTCCCAGCGGGCAACGTCACGAATTGGACAGGTAGCCAGCACTACGGTTTCGGCTGGACTTGGCATGCCAAAATTCTGCCGTTCTTGGAACAGGATAACCTCTATGATGCTGTGTCCAATGTTTCTGGTACCGACAATGGCGGAAGCGGCGACACGGAACAGCGGCTCGCGGGGCGAGATACCAAGTTGACTGTCTTCCAATGCCCATCACATCCAGATGGGAACCTGAGCTACTCGGGTCAGGGGGGATACCAAATCAGCACGTATAATGGTGTCTGCGGTTCCAACACATTCAACGACGATCATGCCGATGGGCAAAATGACGCCGCCTATCGGGGCGATGGAATGTTCTTCTTGAACAGTGCCGTGGGAATGCGAGACGTAACCGACGGAACCACCAACACGTATTTCGTCGCTGAAGTGCAAACGAAGTTGTCTGACAGCATGCCGGGTGGCGATCGCAAGTACTGTTTCTCCGATGGCGGCGATAACAATCCCCCACGCGATATCTCCGAGTACTTGGTCGGAATGGAGATCGACGCGACTTGGGGTGACCCGATCAACAAAGGAGATCAGGAAGCCGCCGGAAGTTACCACCCAGGTGGTTGTCACTTCTTGATGGTGGATGGCTCGACGCGTTTCGTTTCGGAAAGCATCGTCCTCACCAACTACCGGGCGCACAGCACACGAAGTGGTGGCGAGGTCATCTCGAACTAA
- a CDS encoding SDR family NAD(P)-dependent oxidoreductase — protein sequence MLDTYADRWALVTGASSGIGAAFARRLAARGMHLVLVARRQEAMEELAAELDTQHGTRSVVIPCDLSQADQIEELAAEIQKRQIEIELLINNAGFASVGEVERTDPATIRQLVDVNIQALTELTYRFLPQMLGRGHGAIVNVSSVAAFQPVAWMGAYAASKAYVLHFSESIWAEVRDRGVTVMALCPGVTKTNFFDVAGVPNWLKKHSSQTPDAVVRKALRAMEKRRLYAIPGKMNYIRSLLVRFAPRKMVAKQTLDYFRPKSNLTAETTTVTDTKK from the coding sequence TTGCTGGACACATATGCGGATCGGTGGGCCTTGGTGACCGGTGCGTCCTCCGGAATCGGAGCGGCGTTCGCGCGGCGATTGGCGGCGCGTGGCATGCACTTGGTCTTGGTCGCTCGGCGTCAAGAGGCCATGGAGGAACTTGCCGCCGAACTCGACACGCAACACGGAACACGATCCGTGGTGATTCCATGCGACTTATCCCAAGCCGATCAGATCGAAGAGCTAGCGGCGGAGATTCAGAAGCGTCAAATTGAAATCGAACTGCTGATCAACAACGCCGGTTTTGCGTCGGTCGGTGAAGTCGAGCGAACCGATCCGGCGACTATCCGGCAACTGGTCGACGTCAATATCCAAGCTTTGACCGAGTTGACCTATCGGTTCCTGCCTCAAATGTTAGGACGGGGGCACGGGGCGATTGTGAATGTCTCCTCGGTCGCAGCGTTTCAGCCGGTGGCATGGATGGGAGCTTACGCGGCCAGCAAGGCGTACGTGTTGCACTTCAGCGAATCGATCTGGGCCGAGGTCCGTGATCGAGGCGTGACAGTGATGGCATTGTGCCCCGGCGTCACCAAAACGAATTTCTTCGATGTGGCCGGCGTGCCCAATTGGCTGAAGAAGCACTCCTCGCAAACTCCCGATGCGGTCGTTCGCAAAGCGCTACGTGCGATGGAAAAACGACGGCTCTACGCAATCCCCGGCAAGATGAACTACATCCGCTCGCTGCTCGTGCGTTTTGCTCCGCGAAAAATGGTCGCCAAGCAGACCCTGGATTACTTCCGTCCAAAGTCAAACCTGACGGCGGAGACCACGACAGTGACGGACACAAAAAAGTGA
- a CDS encoding DUF1549 domain-containing protein: MPAVIKAGEPNSPDPLETAVEVDRLLNTEFERHGIEVAPLVSDEDFLRRVSFDLAGQLPTSREVTLFGLNPDIHKRTQVVDRLLESSEYSENWARYWRDVVFSRATNQRAIIGRGSFTDWMEAELAQNTPWDEIAREIITATGDVRENGATGLIFAQEATAEEVASEVSRIFLGIQIQCANCHDHPTDSWTREQFHELAAFFPRISLRPKRDGDRVVSYEVVGVTPQSDRRRAFFQENPERAFRFLDRNRDGKLQKSEVSRSPLGRNFDRLLSLVDTDKDKAINLEELKSFNPPMMPGRGSAEHFMPNLEDPVAQGEKIDPVFFVNTEAVRPGATDEIRRESLADSLTKSEKNPWLARAIVNRTWSELLGEGFYMPIDDIGPERSATHPEALEVLANGFVASGHDLHWLFKTITATDAYARQIRPETPANSAVPFASGRATRLRSDQLFTAVLQAVNASEPEGNTPRGGGGLYRRAQTPRDGFNELFSFDPSTPQADMTGDVPQALYLMNSPQVNRAIRATADTQLGRLLNRFDDDEDALAELYLMVLAREPSAKELRICQDYIADVNNRSEAYEDLLWSLLNSSEFLTRR; this comes from the coding sequence ATGCCAGCCGTGATCAAGGCCGGTGAACCGAATTCGCCCGATCCGCTGGAGACCGCGGTGGAAGTTGATCGCTTGTTGAATACAGAATTCGAACGACATGGAATCGAAGTCGCACCACTCGTGAGCGACGAAGATTTTCTCAGACGCGTGTCGTTCGACTTGGCCGGTCAACTGCCGACCTCTCGTGAGGTCACGCTATTTGGACTCAATCCAGATATTCATAAGAGAACCCAAGTGGTCGATCGGCTGTTGGAGTCCAGTGAATACTCCGAGAATTGGGCCCGATACTGGCGGGATGTAGTCTTCAGTCGCGCGACCAATCAGCGGGCGATTATCGGCCGCGGTAGCTTCACGGATTGGATGGAAGCCGAGTTGGCACAGAACACGCCCTGGGATGAGATTGCCCGTGAGATTATTACCGCGACTGGCGATGTCCGCGAGAACGGTGCCACCGGGTTAATCTTCGCTCAAGAAGCAACTGCGGAAGAAGTGGCCTCGGAAGTGTCACGGATTTTCCTGGGCATTCAAATTCAATGTGCCAACTGCCACGACCATCCAACCGACTCTTGGACCCGCGAACAGTTTCACGAGTTGGCGGCGTTTTTCCCACGGATCTCGCTGCGTCCGAAACGCGATGGCGACCGAGTGGTGTCTTACGAGGTGGTGGGGGTGACGCCGCAGAGCGATCGTCGTCGAGCATTTTTCCAGGAGAATCCGGAGCGAGCTTTTCGGTTTCTCGACCGGAATCGCGATGGCAAATTGCAGAAGTCGGAGGTGAGTCGTTCCCCGTTGGGACGGAATTTCGACCGCTTGCTGAGCTTGGTCGACACCGACAAAGACAAGGCGATCAACTTGGAGGAACTCAAGAGTTTCAATCCGCCGATGATGCCCGGTCGTGGATCGGCCGAACATTTCATGCCCAATTTGGAAGACCCAGTCGCTCAAGGTGAGAAAATCGACCCGGTCTTTTTCGTGAATACCGAGGCCGTGCGACCGGGGGCGACCGATGAAATCCGTCGTGAATCGCTAGCCGATTCGCTCACCAAATCGGAGAAAAACCCGTGGTTGGCCCGCGCGATTGTGAACCGGACTTGGTCCGAGTTGCTTGGCGAAGGGTTCTATATGCCGATCGACGACATCGGTCCTGAACGATCCGCGACGCATCCGGAAGCACTCGAAGTTCTGGCGAACGGCTTCGTCGCCAGCGGTCACGATCTGCATTGGCTGTTCAAAACTATCACCGCGACGGATGCATATGCACGTCAAATTCGTCCTGAAACTCCGGCAAATTCGGCAGTTCCATTCGCCTCAGGACGAGCAACCCGATTGCGTTCCGACCAACTTTTCACCGCAGTATTGCAAGCCGTGAATGCGTCGGAACCCGAAGGTAACACTCCGCGTGGCGGTGGCGGACTGTATCGGCGTGCCCAAACTCCTCGGGACGGTTTCAACGAACTGTTTAGCTTCGATCCATCAACACCGCAGGCCGACATGACCGGCGACGTTCCGCAGGCTCTCTACCTGATGAATTCGCCGCAAGTCAATCGGGCGATCCGGGCGACGGCGGACACGCAACTTGGCCGCCTGTTGAATCGGTTCGACGACGATGAAGACGCTTTGGCGGAACTGTATTTGATGGTGTTGGCTCGCGAACCGTCAGCGAAGGAACTGCGAATTTGCCAGGACTACATCGCGGACGTCAACAATCGCTCGGAAGCCTATGAGGACCTGCTATGGAGTTTGCTGAACTCTAGCGAATTCCTCACGCGGCGGTAA
- the scpB gene encoding SMC-Scp complex subunit ScpB, which produces MEEPNRTELDDLEIEEPAAEDAISDDSATDELDEAYLRAVETIDNIEAELPGLESGYDGDDDEVGSLNDFPGFQAPEKPDASDEEPESAPEESVEETEDAPEVIPIGPRLQAHQILESALFVGGEPLTSKKLVGVLGDGFDRDYVEHALHELNVQYDRERRPYEISLVEGGWIMKLRHEYEPIRHKVYGYGPKEIRLSQEALEMLSLIAYHQPISKEEVEKHFGSRPNAVLSQLLRRELIQLKRDPDDKKNVNYETTARFLQLFGLGSLDELPRAGDLYFK; this is translated from the coding sequence ATGGAAGAACCAAATCGAACGGAACTCGACGATCTCGAGATTGAAGAACCGGCCGCCGAAGACGCGATCAGCGACGATTCGGCCACCGATGAACTCGACGAAGCCTATCTTCGAGCGGTCGAAACCATCGACAACATCGAAGCGGAATTGCCAGGCTTGGAATCTGGTTACGATGGTGACGACGACGAAGTCGGATCGCTCAACGACTTCCCTGGTTTCCAAGCTCCCGAAAAACCGGACGCCAGCGACGAGGAACCGGAGTCGGCTCCCGAAGAATCGGTCGAGGAAACCGAGGACGCCCCCGAGGTCATTCCCATCGGTCCTCGCTTGCAAGCCCACCAAATTTTGGAATCGGCGTTGTTCGTTGGTGGAGAACCGTTGACATCAAAAAAACTCGTCGGAGTTTTGGGGGACGGGTTCGATCGTGACTACGTGGAGCACGCGTTACACGAACTGAACGTACAGTACGACCGTGAACGGCGACCGTACGAGATTTCGTTGGTTGAAGGTGGTTGGATCATGAAACTCCGCCACGAATATGAGCCCATTCGGCACAAGGTCTACGGATACGGTCCGAAAGAAATCCGCCTCTCGCAAGAGGCCCTTGAGATGCTTTCCCTGATTGCGTATCACCAACCGATCAGCAAGGAAGAAGTTGAAAAGCATTTCGGCAGTCGCCCGAACGCCGTTCTCAGTCAACTGCTGCGGCGGGAACTAATTCAACTCAAACGCGATCCCGACGACAAGAAAAACGTCAACTACGAAACGACCGCTCGGTTTCTTCAACTATTCGGGCTCGGAAGTTTGGACGAGTTGCCACGTGCCGGGGACTTATACTTCAAATAA
- a CDS encoding carboxypeptidase-like regulatory domain-containing protein: MAFRGFVWKAFTCGILTLSVGCGAFGGAEVGEVTGKVTLDGEPLSDAEVAFVPTSGGTTSTGYTSEDGSYLLVYDAERDGAEVGEHTIRVTRIQPEAQDGETPKQYEKLPASYNTESELKIEVKSGSQTVDIPLKSDGTVPTL, translated from the coding sequence ATGGCGTTCCGTGGATTCGTTTGGAAAGCATTCACGTGTGGAATTCTCACCCTGAGTGTGGGGTGTGGAGCATTTGGCGGAGCCGAAGTCGGCGAGGTGACCGGCAAAGTCACACTCGACGGCGAGCCGCTTTCCGACGCAGAAGTTGCATTCGTGCCCACGAGTGGTGGGACGACATCGACCGGCTACACCAGCGAAGACGGGTCATACCTTCTGGTCTACGATGCCGAGCGGGACGGTGCGGAAGTCGGCGAGCACACGATTCGTGTCACGCGAATCCAGCCAGAAGCCCAAGACGGCGAAACACCAAAGCAATACGAAAAGCTGCCAGCCAGCTACAACACGGAATCGGAATTGAAGATCGAAGTCAAATCCGGCTCGCAAACGGTCGACATTCCCCTGAAATCCGACGGCACAGTACCGACGCTTTAG
- the fliD gene encoding flagellar filament capping protein FliD, with the protein MSTISAGIGLISGIDTSAIIEALVAAQSGSVNLIEARVAGYQETASALNALEASVLSLSLSGTRLKSESTFNSLTTNNSDTSQLTVKTDRDTVSPGSYGFRTVRTASAHQMLSGGFSSADQKVDAGTLVIGTGGSLTPPATLDLLNDGEGITPGIIKLTDRSGSSAEIDLSTATNVDDVLSAINSESSIGITASVEDGRFVLTDTSGGGGTLEVSNVGLTQTAQELGLDVSASGDTLTGSEVFTVFEGMTLDYINDGNGLRLSDGGDDLRITLTDDTTLDINLDDATTIGDVISSINDHEENEGRVSATLVDGRIQLEDLTAGGGSSSLEVENLSSSKVVRQLGLDVTASGSTLTGNRLTAGPGSVLLRNLNGGNGVTAGTIQLTDRTGTTADIDLSSAESLDEVIAAINGAKSTGDVDLQIVAEIDATGTGITITDTSGAATSNLIISDLTGSLASDLNIAADTDQTTIESDALNLRSVNEATSLSTYAPDGKSVGLGSILITDSTGKEAIVSINSTVKTIGDVIDRINSASGVSVTARLNDTGDGFVIEDDAGGEGTLTIEQSGDGTTVEDLRLTGEASDDGSGNQTITSREAVVIELTGEETVSELVEQLNTFSGTVSASLINDGSPFNPVRLEIRSASTGSGSQLLVDTSGIDLGFQTTAVGRDALLAVTSGAGQEFLVTSETNTFDDVVTGLDVTAVAASETSATITIARDTARSSEAIQNFVDTYNNLVTILGELTKFEPSTNSRGVLQGNSFALRLEQRLTGLLNDRFNTDGGIRQLNDIGVRVSTGGKLSFDTDEFQAAVTDDPEGVADFFLRDETGFGAQAEAAIQSLTDPIDGAFKTATDAVQANIDAANERIADLNEILDVRRNRLLIQFTNMESIIGTLNNQQQALAAFQPVPNQQSSS; encoded by the coding sequence ATGTCCACAATTTCCGCCGGAATCGGTCTCATTAGTGGGATTGATACAAGTGCCATCATCGAAGCGCTTGTCGCTGCGCAGAGCGGAAGCGTCAATCTGATCGAAGCTCGTGTCGCGGGCTATCAGGAAACCGCGAGTGCGTTGAACGCCTTGGAAGCCAGTGTGCTTTCGTTGAGTTTGTCCGGCACTCGGTTGAAGTCCGAGAGCACGTTCAACTCCCTGACAACGAACAACTCGGACACGAGCCAACTAACTGTCAAAACCGATCGGGATACGGTTTCGCCAGGTTCGTATGGCTTTCGGACCGTTCGCACAGCGTCGGCTCATCAGATGCTCAGCGGTGGATTTTCCAGTGCCGATCAGAAGGTCGACGCCGGCACACTCGTGATCGGAACGGGTGGATCACTGACACCGCCGGCCACTCTGGACCTGCTCAATGATGGCGAGGGAATCACGCCGGGGATCATCAAACTCACGGATCGAAGTGGTTCCAGTGCGGAAATCGATCTAAGCACCGCTACGAACGTCGACGATGTGTTGTCGGCAATCAATTCGGAATCGAGCATCGGGATCACTGCCAGCGTTGAGGATGGACGATTCGTTCTCACCGACACATCCGGCGGTGGCGGCACGTTGGAAGTTTCCAATGTGGGACTGACGCAAACGGCACAGGAACTTGGTCTGGATGTGTCTGCCAGCGGAGACACACTCACCGGCAGCGAAGTCTTCACCGTCTTCGAGGGCATGACGCTTGACTATATCAACGACGGAAACGGCTTGAGACTCAGCGACGGTGGCGACGACCTGCGAATCACGCTGACCGACGACACGACTCTCGACATCAATCTCGATGACGCGACAACCATCGGTGACGTGATTTCGTCGATCAACGATCACGAGGAGAACGAAGGTCGGGTTTCCGCCACGTTGGTCGATGGCCGAATTCAACTCGAAGACCTCACCGCTGGTGGCGGCAGTAGTTCGTTGGAAGTGGAGAATCTGAGTTCATCGAAGGTTGTGCGGCAACTCGGTCTGGACGTCACCGCGAGTGGTTCGACTCTGACCGGCAACCGACTCACGGCGGGACCGGGTTCCGTTTTGTTGCGAAATCTCAATGGTGGGAACGGCGTCACTGCGGGAACCATTCAACTCACCGACCGCACTGGCACGACTGCCGATATCGATCTCAGTTCCGCTGAATCTCTCGATGAAGTTATCGCAGCGATCAACGGTGCCAAGAGCACTGGCGATGTGGATTTGCAAATCGTCGCCGAGATTGATGCCACCGGTACCGGCATCACCATTACCGATACGTCCGGCGCGGCCACGTCGAATTTGATCATCTCCGACCTGACTGGAAGCCTCGCTTCCGACTTGAACATCGCCGCCGATACCGACCAGACCACCATTGAATCGGATGCGTTAAACTTACGGTCGGTGAATGAAGCAACTTCGCTGTCGACCTACGCACCAGATGGAAAATCGGTGGGTCTTGGTTCGATCTTGATCACCGATTCCACGGGCAAGGAAGCGATTGTCAGCATCAATTCCACGGTGAAGACCATCGGCGACGTGATCGATCGCATCAACTCCGCTAGCGGAGTGTCCGTGACCGCTCGGCTCAACGATACTGGTGATGGATTCGTCATCGAGGACGACGCGGGCGGTGAGGGAACACTGACCATCGAACAGTCGGGGGACGGGACGACGGTTGAAGATCTGCGATTGACCGGCGAGGCCTCCGACGACGGTTCCGGGAACCAAACGATCACAAGCCGAGAGGCGGTTGTCATCGAATTGACGGGCGAAGAAACCGTCTCCGAATTGGTCGAGCAGCTCAACACATTTTCGGGAACGGTGTCCGCAAGTTTGATCAACGACGGCTCGCCGTTTAACCCGGTTCGTCTGGAAATTCGATCGGCTTCGACTGGCAGCGGGTCTCAATTGTTGGTCGATACCAGTGGCATCGACTTGGGTTTTCAAACAACAGCGGTTGGTCGGGATGCATTGTTGGCCGTCACATCGGGAGCCGGTCAGGAATTCCTGGTGACTTCCGAGACGAATACCTTCGATGATGTCGTGACCGGTCTCGACGTCACTGCTGTGGCGGCTTCGGAGACCAGCGCCACAATTACGATTGCACGAGACACCGCACGTTCGTCCGAAGCGATTCAGAATTTTGTCGACACGTACAACAATCTCGTCACGATTCTCGGCGAGCTGACCAAGTTCGAACCGTCCACGAATTCACGGGGCGTGCTCCAGGGCAACTCGTTTGCCTTGCGATTGGAGCAACGACTGACCGGTCTCTTGAACGATCGGTTTAACACCGACGGAGGGATTCGGCAACTTAACGACATCGGCGTTCGGGTTAGCACTGGTGGGAAACTCTCGTTCGATACGGACGAATTTCAAGCCGCCGTGACCGACGATCCTGAAGGTGTCGCCGACTTTTTCTTGCGAGATGAAACCGGATTCGGCGCGCAGGCAGAAGCGGCAATTCAGTCTCTGACCGACCCGATTGACGGGGCCTTCAAAACCGCCACCGATGCCGTCCAAGCTAACATCGACGCGGCGAATGAACGTATTGCCGACCTGAACGAAATTCTCGACGTCCGGCGAAATCGGTTGCTAATCCAATTTACCAATATGGAATCAATTATCGGAACGCTGAACAATCAGCAACAGGCACTCGCCGCATTCCAACCCGTTCCGAATCAACAATCATCGAGCTAA
- a CDS encoding flagellar export chaperone FliS, translated as MTSQSAQYLSTEVLTASPYRLHQMVVDAALRFAYQAEAAIAEPDREVVSMACTRSREFVAELISGLREDSAPELVSSLKALFVFVYRNLAEAERDCDAEKLQAAIRVLTEHRQTWQELGNMINGPTTPTDANVRLNRSA; from the coding sequence ATGACCAGCCAGTCTGCCCAATATTTATCGACCGAAGTGCTCACGGCGTCTCCGTACCGGTTGCATCAGATGGTGGTCGATGCCGCATTACGGTTTGCGTATCAAGCGGAAGCCGCGATTGCCGAACCGGATCGCGAAGTCGTTTCGATGGCGTGCACACGGAGTCGTGAATTTGTCGCGGAATTGATCAGCGGATTGCGTGAGGACAGTGCACCGGAATTGGTGTCGTCTTTGAAGGCTTTGTTCGTCTTTGTCTATCGGAACTTGGCGGAGGCGGAGCGGGATTGCGACGCCGAGAAACTCCAAGCAGCGATTCGCGTGTTGACCGAACACCGCCAAACTTGGCAAGAACTCGGCAACATGATCAACGGCCCCACGACTCCGACCGACGCCAATGTGCGACTGAATCGCAGTGCATAA
- a CDS encoding NAD(P)H-hydrate epimerase, producing the protein MHQPLSREDVRAVDRRAIEEYGMPGVALMENAGRNTAEWLWESELVDRPLRENVIVCAGKGNNGGDGFVIARHLENRGVAVRVLLFASLDDIQGDAAINLKILQHAGTPLAVWGGDVDEGKLREQLSSATWIVDALLGNGVQGEIREPFGTVIRSINEAKASVLAVDLPSGLDCDTGEPLGECIRANRTATFVAPKLGFSQPSAKPFLGEVRVIDIGAPKAALPN; encoded by the coding sequence ATGCATCAGCCACTCAGTCGTGAGGATGTTCGAGCCGTCGATCGGCGTGCCATCGAGGAATACGGAATGCCCGGTGTGGCTCTAATGGAGAATGCCGGACGCAACACGGCCGAATGGCTGTGGGAGTCGGAACTGGTTGATCGTCCATTACGTGAGAACGTCATCGTTTGTGCTGGCAAAGGAAACAACGGCGGTGATGGGTTCGTGATTGCTCGGCATCTGGAGAACCGAGGAGTTGCCGTCCGTGTGTTACTGTTTGCGAGCCTCGATGACATCCAAGGTGATGCCGCTATCAACCTGAAGATTCTTCAGCATGCTGGCACACCGTTGGCTGTTTGGGGCGGTGACGTGGATGAAGGGAAACTGCGGGAGCAACTATCCTCTGCCACCTGGATCGTGGATGCTCTGCTGGGCAACGGTGTGCAGGGAGAAATCCGTGAACCGTTCGGCACGGTCATTCGTTCAATCAACGAAGCGAAGGCGTCTGTATTGGCGGTCGATCTCCCTTCGGGGTTGGACTGCGATACCGGCGAACCGCTCGGTGAATGCATTCGAGCCAATCGCACTGCGACGTTCGTCGCTCCGAAACTGGGTTTCTCGCAGCCATCGGCCAAACCGTTTCTGGGCGAAGTTCGTGTGATTGACATCGGGGCACCGAAAGCCGCCCTGCCCAATTGA
- a CDS encoding Crp/Fnr family transcriptional regulator, translated as MDEKFWFLKNCDLFRRLTQEQIEQVELRSRAREFQRGEVVYLPSDSSDSIVLLTSGRVKIYHLTADGKEAVIGLIDPGELFGELAVFGNGPREEFAETMEKSTAVLIPSELVHQLMQDHPTVTLGVTKLMGLQRRRVERRLKSLLFRSNRERVIYLLLELAEKYGQPSADGVRLTIRLSHQELANIIGTTRESVTMLLGELQTEGLVKIERRRIILRDLQRLASSIGADTPKIMPTDEVGTRLYRQVRAQSG; from the coding sequence ATGGATGAGAAGTTTTGGTTCCTCAAGAACTGTGATTTGTTCCGCCGGCTCACGCAGGAACAAATCGAACAGGTCGAATTGCGTTCCCGTGCTCGGGAATTTCAACGGGGCGAAGTGGTCTACCTTCCCTCCGATTCCAGCGATTCGATCGTCCTGCTGACAAGCGGCCGGGTGAAAATTTACCATCTGACAGCCGACGGCAAAGAAGCGGTGATCGGGTTGATTGATCCTGGTGAACTGTTCGGGGAACTCGCGGTCTTTGGAAACGGCCCCCGAGAAGAATTCGCCGAGACGATGGAAAAATCGACGGCGGTTCTCATTCCCAGTGAGTTGGTTCATCAACTCATGCAAGACCATCCAACCGTGACGCTTGGTGTGACAAAATTGATGGGTCTGCAGCGTCGGCGAGTCGAACGGAGATTGAAGTCGCTCCTGTTTCGTTCGAATCGCGAACGCGTGATCTATCTGCTTTTGGAACTGGCCGAGAAATACGGACAGCCAAGTGCGGACGGCGTGCGGTTGACCATTCGGCTTTCTCATCAGGAGTTGGCGAACATCATCGGCACTACCCGGGAATCCGTGACGATGTTGCTTGGCGAACTTCAAACCGAAGGGTTGGTCAAAATCGAACGACGGCGGATCATCCTCCGTGACCTCCAACGCTTGGCCAGTTCGATCGGTGCCGACACGCCGAAAATTATGCCAACCGATGAAGTGGGAACCCGTCTTTATCGCCAAGTTCGTGCTCAGTCCGGTTAG
- a CDS encoding DUF1501 domain-containing protein: MMTQLHEQVLRNRKTNFSRRRFLHTVSATAVAGGVLNLRDWMSLQAAELQRQNRSMILLWMAGGPSQFETFDPKPGTENGGPTQSIQTATNGIEIAEGWEQTAKMMDDIALIRSMTNREGSHPRASYQLHTGYVPSGSVKHPSLSANIAHQIADPDLDLPAVVTVGGGRNIGGAGAGFLGVQYEPFVIPQPGRLPDNVALPVNRNRFDRRRGLLDQLEGEFANRGGADVVKKHRKIYDKTAQLVVSDQTKAFDLSSEPESLRQKYGETPFGQGCLLARRLVESGVSFVEVVSGGWDTHLDNFERIGGLAQQVDPAFATLIADLKDRGRLDSTLIVWMGEFGRTPRVNPRTGRDHYPRVFNAAMAGGGVRGGQVIGSSSADGSAVEDRPVEVPDLFCSICHSLEIDPRIENISPLGRPMKIVDGGETISELF; encoded by the coding sequence ATGATGACACAACTGCACGAACAGGTTTTGCGAAATCGAAAGACGAATTTCAGTCGGCGGCGTTTCTTGCACACGGTTTCCGCAACGGCGGTCGCAGGTGGTGTGTTGAATCTTCGGGATTGGATGAGTTTGCAAGCCGCCGAATTGCAACGACAGAATCGCTCGATGATTCTGCTTTGGATGGCCGGCGGGCCGAGTCAGTTCGAGACCTTCGATCCCAAACCCGGCACCGAAAACGGTGGCCCGACGCAATCGATTCAGACGGCGACCAACGGAATCGAGATTGCCGAAGGTTGGGAACAAACCGCGAAAATGATGGACGACATCGCCTTGATCCGGTCCATGACCAATCGTGAAGGCAGCCATCCGCGTGCGAGTTATCAACTTCACACCGGCTACGTGCCTTCGGGGAGTGTGAAGCATCCGAGTTTGTCGGCGAATATTGCTCATCAAATCGCGGACCCTGATCTCGATCTTCCCGCCGTTGTCACGGTGGGCGGTGGACGCAACATCGGCGGCGCGGGCGCGGGTTTTCTTGGCGTGCAATATGAACCGTTCGTCATCCCGCAACCGGGGCGACTGCCAGACAACGTGGCCTTGCCCGTGAACCGGAATCGGTTCGATCGTCGTCGTGGTTTGCTTGATCAACTCGAAGGCGAATTCGCAAACCGAGGCGGTGCCGACGTGGTCAAAAAGCATCGCAAGATCTATGACAAGACCGCCCAACTCGTGGTCAGCGATCAGACCAAGGCATTCGACTTGTCCTCCGAACCGGAGTCACTTCGTCAAAAATACGGTGAGACGCCATTCGGTCAGGGGTGTTTGTTGGCCCGGCGATTGGTCGAATCCGGCGTGAGTTTCGTTGAAGTTGTTTCAGGCGGATGGGATACGCACCTCGACAACTTCGAACGAATTGGCGGTCTGGCCCAGCAAGTCGATCCCGCGTTCGCCACCCTGATCGCGGACCTCAAAGATCGCGGCCGTTTGGATTCCACACTCATCGTTTGGATGGGGGAATTCGGACGGACACCACGAGTCAACCCACGGACCGGTCGGGACCATTATCCCCGCGTGTTCAATGCGGCAATGGCAGGGGGCGGCGTACGTGGTGGGCAAGTGATTGGTTCGTCATCGGCCGACGGCTCCGCGGTCGAAGATCGTCCCGTCGAGGTGCCTGATTTGTTCTGTTCTATCTGTCATTCGTTGGAAATTGACCCACGGATTGAAAACATTAGTCCACTTGGACGACCGATGAAGATCGTCGATGGCGGCGAGACAATTTCCGAATTGTTTTAA